Proteins encoded in a region of the Drosophila busckii strain San Diego stock center, stock number 13000-0081.31 chromosome 2L, ASM1175060v1, whole genome shotgun sequence genome:
- the LOC108608251 gene encoding inactive dipeptidyl peptidase 10 isoform X2 — protein sequence MPEQDNYDDELVSSNPNQRNWRGILIALLVIIIVLALIVTSVVLLTPPDEGPRVKGQRIKLQDIVDGLYVPQRANGSWIDAEEFLYQDHLGRICLLNAANRSERVLMSNVTFKNLAPLSFSISADKRYLLLTQNVVKLFRHSFLAQYTLYDIQTSESIKLRQQQPPQQEDWPYMHYARFGTTGNSLIWVHNYDIYYRPEARGTHNYRITHDAVPGVVYNGIPDWLYEEELLHENNAIWLSSDGSRLLYASFNDTHVQEQHFAWYGTSSAPHTPGSGSKEHAGGAAAGGGGVGANPHASLYPEIRSLRYPKPGTQNPTVTLRVVDLADPAKLRTTDLTPPQIIQNTDHYFASASWVSATQVAVVWLNRPQNISAVSVCKSPSFECEETHRVSGDGRGWVDTVAVPLFAANGSVYVAISPMRDGSFGYFRHIVRVDVDNNRVLPLTHGPYEVNRLLHWDQVDNWIYFLGTPERHPSQQHLYRVSALPARQGQALHTPDCLTCPAQKENSDNAEEEQNQTKPPPKLVTAWDDDWEESEESDAVPPPPALPSTSGTRGRGSLPAQPLLDCLYHEAEFPHALQARYVLIECQGPVVPNSIIYGIKSSAGPKAKRQQQQPAQGEPAAAEVKEPKLKFLELLVTVQNNTRLKEKIAKVALPQIRSFPVMISGGFHAQVRLYFPPVLREDEITRYPTILHVYSGPGTQLVTDRWHVDWNTYLSGSKDYIVMEIDARGSAGQGYQLLHEVYKRLGSVEVSDQLEVSEYLRDNLHFIDSRRMGVWGWSYGGYTAALALASQQSIFQCGISVSPVTNWKLYDSTYAERYLSFPNVTDNYKGYEESDLTKFVDNLRERQYLLVHGTADDNVHVQQSMVLARALTNKGVLYKQQIYPDEGHSLAGVKRHLYRSMTAFFEDCFKKLVPPETKAGLGSGGDAQQQQ from the exons ATGCCGGAGCAGGATAATTACGATGATGAG TTGGTCTCCAGCAATCCCAACCAGCGCAACTGGCGTGGCATACTCATTGCACTGCTGGTCATAATCATAGTGCTGGCCTTAATTGTAACATCGGTG GTGCTGCTCACGCCCCCCGATGAAGGACCGCGTGTTAAAGGACAACGCATTAAGCTACAGGACATTGTCGATGGTCTCTATGTGCCCCAGCGCGCCAATGGCAGTTGGATTGATG CTGAGGAGTTTCTGTATCAGGACCACTTGGGTCGCATCTGTCTGCTAAATGCAGCCAATCGAAGCGAGCGCGTACTCATGTCCAATGTCACATTT AAAAACTTGGCGCCCCTAAGCTTTAGCATATCAGCGGATAAGCGTTACCTGCTGCTGACACAAAACGTGGTAAAGCTCTTCAGGCATTCGTTCCTGGCCCAGTACACGCTCTACGATATACAAACCAG CGAGTCGATTAAAttacgccagcagcagccgccgcagcaagAGGATTGGCCGTATATGCATTATGCGCGCTTTGGCACTACGGGCAATTCTTTAATCTGGGTGCATAACTACGACATCTATTATCGCCCCGAGGCGCGTGGCACACACAACTATCGCATCACGCACGACGCAGTGCCCGGCGTGGTCTATAACGGCATACCCGATTGGCTTTATGAAG AGGAGCTGCTGCATGAGAACAACGCCATTTGGCTTTCGAGCGACGGCAGTCGACTGCTCTACGCCAGCTTCAATGATACGCACGTGCAGGAGCAGCATTTCGCTTGGTATGGCACCAGCTCAGCGCCGCATACGCCAGGCAGCGGTTCAAAGGAGCAcgcaggaggagcagcagctggtggtggtggagtTGGCGCTAATCCGCATGCCAGCTTGTATCCGGAAATTAGATCCTTACG ctatcCAAAGCCAGGCACACAGAATCCAACAGTAACACTACGCGTAGTTGATTTGGCGGATCCAGCAAAGCTACGCACAACGGACTTGACACCACcgcaaattatacaaaatac GGATCACTACTTTGCCAGCGCCAGTTGGGTAAGTGCCACGCAGGTAGCTGTGGTCTGGTTAAATCGCCCGCAAAATATATCCGCGGTCAGTGTTTGCAAGAGTCCCTCGTTCGAGTGCGAGGAG ACACATCGAGTGAGCGGAGATGGACGCGGTTGGGTAGACACTGTCGCTGTGCCATTGTTTGCGGCCAATGGCAGCGTGTATGTGGCCATATCGCCGATGCGCGATGGTTCATTTG gttaTTTCCGGCACATTGTGCGCGTGGACGTTGACAATAATCGCGTGCTGCCACTCACACATGGACCCTACGAGGTGAATCGACTGCTGCATTGGGATCAAGTGGATAATTGGAT TTATTTTCTGGGCACACCAGAGCGGCATCCATCGCAGCAGCATTTGTATCGCGTCTCAGCGCTGCCAGCACGCCAGGGACAAGCGCTGCATACGCCGGATTGCCTAACATGTCCGGCCCAAAAGGAAAACAGCGACAACGCTGAAGAGGAACAAAATCAGACCAAACCACCGCCTAAGCTGGTAACAGCCTGGGACGATGACTGGGAGGAATCGGAAGAGTCAGATGCtgtgccaccaccaccagcactgCCCAGCACCAGCGGCACACGTGGACGTGGCTCGCTGCCAGCGCAGCCACTACTCGATTGTCTATACCATGAGGCAGAGTTTCCGCATGCGCTGCAAGCGCGCTATGTTTTAATAGAGTGTCAAGGTCCAGTGGTGCCCAACTCTATAATTTATGGCATTAAATCAAGCGCTGGTCCCAAGGCCaaacgtcagcagcagcagccagcgcaggGCGAGCCAGCAGCCGCTGAGGTAAAGGAGCCCAAGCTAAAGTTTCTGGAGCTGCTGGTAACTGTGCAGAATAATACGCGTCTAAAGGAAAAAATAGCCAAAGTAGCGCTGCCGCAAATACGCAGCTTTCCAGTGATGATCTCGGGCGGCTTTCATGCGCAAGTGCGTCTGTATTTTCCGCCAGTGCTGCGTGAGGATGAGATAACACGTTATCCAACAATACTGCATGTTTACTCTGGTCCTGGCACACAGCTGGTGACAGATCGCTGGCATGTGGATTGGAATACATATTTGTCCGGCAGCAAGGATTACATTGTTATGGAAATCGATGCACGTGGCTCTGCTGGTCAGGGCTATCAGCTGCTGCACGAGGTGTACAAGCGACTGGGCAGCGTCGAGGTGTCCGATCAGCTGGAGGTCAGCGAATATTTGCGcgataatttgcatttcatagACTCGCGTCGCATGGGTGTGTGGGGCTGGAGCTATGGCGGCTACACCGCTGCGCTGGCATTGGCTTCACAACAGTCGATATTTCAGTGCGGCATAAGCGTTTCACCTGTGACCAATTGGAAGCTTTATG ACTCCACTTATGCTGAGCGCTACTTGAGCTTTCCCAATGTGACCGACAACTACAAAGGCTATGAAGAGAGCGATCTTACCAAATTTGTGGACAACTTGCGTGAGCGTCAGTATCTGCTGGTGCATGGCACTGCCGACGACAATGTGCATGTGCAGCAGTCCATGGTGCTGGCTCGTGCTTTGACCAACAAGGGCGTGCTCTACAAGCAGCAGATCTATCCGGATGAGGGGCACAGTTTAGCTGGCGTCAAGCGGCATCTTTATCGCTCCATGACTGCGTTCTTTGAGGATTGCTTCAAGAAGCTG GTGCCGCCGGAAACGAAAGCGGGTCTGGGCAGCGGCGGcgatgcgcagcagcagcaataa
- the LOC108608251 gene encoding inactive dipeptidyl peptidase 10 isoform X1, producing the protein MPEQDNYDDELVSSNPNQRNWRGILIALLVIIIVLALIVTSVVLLTPPDEGPRVKGQRIKLQDIVDGLYVPQRANGSWIDAEEFLYQDHLGRICLLNAANRSERVLMSNVTFKNLAPLSFSISADKRYLLLTQNVVKLFRHSFLAQYTLYDIQTSESIKLRQQQPPQQEDWPYMHYARFGTTGNSLIWVHNYDIYYRPEARGTHNYRITHDAVPGVVYNGIPDWLYEEELLHENNAIWLSSDGSRLLYASFNDTHVQEQHFAWYGTSSAPHTPGSGSKEHAGGAAAGGGGVGANPHASLYPEIRSLRYPKPGTQNPTVTLRVVDLADPAKLRTTDLTPPQIIQNTDHYFASASWVSATQVAVVWLNRPQNISAVSVCKSPSFECEETHRVSGDGRGWVDTVAVPLFAANGSVYVAISPMRDGSFGYFRHIVRVDVDNNRVLPLTHGPYEVNRLLHWDQVDNWIYFLGTPERHPSQQHLYRVSALPARQGQALHTPDCLTCPAQKENSDNAEEEQNQTKPPPKLVTAWDDDWEESEESDAVPPPPALPSTSGTRGRGSLPAQPLLDCLYHEAEFPHALQARYVLIECQGPVVPNSIIYGIKSSAGPKAKRQQQQPAQGEPAAAEVKEPKLKFLELLVTVQNNTRLKEKIAKVALPQIRSFPVMISGGFHAQVRLYFPPVLREDEITRYPTILHVYSGPGTQLVTDRWHVDWNTYLSGSKDYIVMEIDARGSAGQGYQLLHEVYKRLGSVEVSDQLEVSEYLRDNLHFIDSRRMGVWGWSYGGYTAALALASQQSIFQCGISVSPVTNWKLYDSTYAERYLSFPNVTDNYKGYEESDLTKFVDNLRERQYLLVHGTADDNVHVQQSMVLARALTNKGVLYKQQIYPDEGHSLAGVKRHLYRSMTAFFEDCFKKLLDQQQQNQSDTMDFLDFHSFYGG; encoded by the exons ATGCCGGAGCAGGATAATTACGATGATGAG TTGGTCTCCAGCAATCCCAACCAGCGCAACTGGCGTGGCATACTCATTGCACTGCTGGTCATAATCATAGTGCTGGCCTTAATTGTAACATCGGTG GTGCTGCTCACGCCCCCCGATGAAGGACCGCGTGTTAAAGGACAACGCATTAAGCTACAGGACATTGTCGATGGTCTCTATGTGCCCCAGCGCGCCAATGGCAGTTGGATTGATG CTGAGGAGTTTCTGTATCAGGACCACTTGGGTCGCATCTGTCTGCTAAATGCAGCCAATCGAAGCGAGCGCGTACTCATGTCCAATGTCACATTT AAAAACTTGGCGCCCCTAAGCTTTAGCATATCAGCGGATAAGCGTTACCTGCTGCTGACACAAAACGTGGTAAAGCTCTTCAGGCATTCGTTCCTGGCCCAGTACACGCTCTACGATATACAAACCAG CGAGTCGATTAAAttacgccagcagcagccgccgcagcaagAGGATTGGCCGTATATGCATTATGCGCGCTTTGGCACTACGGGCAATTCTTTAATCTGGGTGCATAACTACGACATCTATTATCGCCCCGAGGCGCGTGGCACACACAACTATCGCATCACGCACGACGCAGTGCCCGGCGTGGTCTATAACGGCATACCCGATTGGCTTTATGAAG AGGAGCTGCTGCATGAGAACAACGCCATTTGGCTTTCGAGCGACGGCAGTCGACTGCTCTACGCCAGCTTCAATGATACGCACGTGCAGGAGCAGCATTTCGCTTGGTATGGCACCAGCTCAGCGCCGCATACGCCAGGCAGCGGTTCAAAGGAGCAcgcaggaggagcagcagctggtggtggtggagtTGGCGCTAATCCGCATGCCAGCTTGTATCCGGAAATTAGATCCTTACG ctatcCAAAGCCAGGCACACAGAATCCAACAGTAACACTACGCGTAGTTGATTTGGCGGATCCAGCAAAGCTACGCACAACGGACTTGACACCACcgcaaattatacaaaatac GGATCACTACTTTGCCAGCGCCAGTTGGGTAAGTGCCACGCAGGTAGCTGTGGTCTGGTTAAATCGCCCGCAAAATATATCCGCGGTCAGTGTTTGCAAGAGTCCCTCGTTCGAGTGCGAGGAG ACACATCGAGTGAGCGGAGATGGACGCGGTTGGGTAGACACTGTCGCTGTGCCATTGTTTGCGGCCAATGGCAGCGTGTATGTGGCCATATCGCCGATGCGCGATGGTTCATTTG gttaTTTCCGGCACATTGTGCGCGTGGACGTTGACAATAATCGCGTGCTGCCACTCACACATGGACCCTACGAGGTGAATCGACTGCTGCATTGGGATCAAGTGGATAATTGGAT TTATTTTCTGGGCACACCAGAGCGGCATCCATCGCAGCAGCATTTGTATCGCGTCTCAGCGCTGCCAGCACGCCAGGGACAAGCGCTGCATACGCCGGATTGCCTAACATGTCCGGCCCAAAAGGAAAACAGCGACAACGCTGAAGAGGAACAAAATCAGACCAAACCACCGCCTAAGCTGGTAACAGCCTGGGACGATGACTGGGAGGAATCGGAAGAGTCAGATGCtgtgccaccaccaccagcactgCCCAGCACCAGCGGCACACGTGGACGTGGCTCGCTGCCAGCGCAGCCACTACTCGATTGTCTATACCATGAGGCAGAGTTTCCGCATGCGCTGCAAGCGCGCTATGTTTTAATAGAGTGTCAAGGTCCAGTGGTGCCCAACTCTATAATTTATGGCATTAAATCAAGCGCTGGTCCCAAGGCCaaacgtcagcagcagcagccagcgcaggGCGAGCCAGCAGCCGCTGAGGTAAAGGAGCCCAAGCTAAAGTTTCTGGAGCTGCTGGTAACTGTGCAGAATAATACGCGTCTAAAGGAAAAAATAGCCAAAGTAGCGCTGCCGCAAATACGCAGCTTTCCAGTGATGATCTCGGGCGGCTTTCATGCGCAAGTGCGTCTGTATTTTCCGCCAGTGCTGCGTGAGGATGAGATAACACGTTATCCAACAATACTGCATGTTTACTCTGGTCCTGGCACACAGCTGGTGACAGATCGCTGGCATGTGGATTGGAATACATATTTGTCCGGCAGCAAGGATTACATTGTTATGGAAATCGATGCACGTGGCTCTGCTGGTCAGGGCTATCAGCTGCTGCACGAGGTGTACAAGCGACTGGGCAGCGTCGAGGTGTCCGATCAGCTGGAGGTCAGCGAATATTTGCGcgataatttgcatttcatagACTCGCGTCGCATGGGTGTGTGGGGCTGGAGCTATGGCGGCTACACCGCTGCGCTGGCATTGGCTTCACAACAGTCGATATTTCAGTGCGGCATAAGCGTTTCACCTGTGACCAATTGGAAGCTTTATG ACTCCACTTATGCTGAGCGCTACTTGAGCTTTCCCAATGTGACCGACAACTACAAAGGCTATGAAGAGAGCGATCTTACCAAATTTGTGGACAACTTGCGTGAGCGTCAGTATCTGCTGGTGCATGGCACTGCCGACGACAATGTGCATGTGCAGCAGTCCATGGTGCTGGCTCGTGCTTTGACCAACAAGGGCGTGCTCTACAAGCAGCAGATCTATCCGGATGAGGGGCACAGTTTAGCTGGCGTCAAGCGGCATCTTTATCGCTCCATGACTGCGTTCTTTGAGGATTGCTTCAAGAAGCTG CTcgaccagcaacagcaaaatcaaTCAGATACAATGGATTTTCTGGATTTCCATAGTTTCTATGGCGGCTAA